The Campylobacter concisus sequence TAGCGTAAATGATGTATTGTTTGATTATGAGGTTTTATATCAAGGAAATTTTCAAACAAGAAAAATTTTTAAAAATATACTGGCTATTCAAACCATACTCAGCAGAGTAAAATTTAAGAAGATTTTGGTTAGCGGATGGGATTTGCCAGAATTTTGGTATATAGCTTTTATGAGCAAAAAAGGCAAAAATTGCCTGGCTCTTGAGTCAACTGTCTTTGAAAGTAGTTATAAGGGATTAAAGGGTTTTATAAAAAAGATCTTTTTGTCAAGGATTTCTACTGTTTTTGCCTCTGGTAGCTTGCATTATGATTTGCTAAAAGCATTAAAATTTCAAGGAGAAGTAAAAGTCACAAATGGTGTTGGCATTATAAACAAACCAGAATTTATAAAAACTCAAAAGAAATTTAGTGGTAGATTTTTATATATTGGCAGGATTGTGGATATCAAAAATTTAAAATTTATAGTAGAGATTTTTAATGCTATGCCAAATTTTACCCTCACTATTATCGGTGTTGGGGAGCAGCAGGAGTTTTTGCAGTCTATTTCAAATAAAAATATAATCTTTAGAGGAGCTGTAGAAAATAAATTTATGGGTAACGAATTTGCCAAAAACGATGTTTTCATTTTACCTAGTTTGATCGAACCTTGGGGGTTGGTGGTAGAGGAGGCGTTGTATTTTGGACTACCGGTTTTGGTAAGCGATCGTTGCGGATCTTCTGAATTAATCAAAAATGGTATAAATGGCTTTGTGTTTGATCCTGCTA is a genomic window containing:
- a CDS encoding glycosyltransferase family 4 protein is translated as MIFISSDTSEKRSNNFSSVNDVLFDYEVLYQGNFQTRKIFKNILAIQTILSRVKFKKILVSGWDLPEFWYIAFMSKKGKNCLALESTVFESSYKGLKGFIKKIFLSRISTVFASGSLHYDLLKALKFQGEVKVTNGVGIINKPEFIKTQKKFSGRFLYIGRIVDIKNLKFIVEIFNAMPNFTLTIIGVGEQQEFLQSISNKNIIFRGAVENKFMGNEFAKNDVFILPSLIEPWGLVVEEALYFGLPVLVSDRCGSSELIKNGINGFVFDPANKNSLTQIIRNFDDTLLQNLCSNADSYDINAKDIQQISSYL